One Pseudanabaena sp. FACHB-2040 DNA window includes the following coding sequences:
- a CDS encoding integron integrase encodes MESNQPPPKKLLDQVRDTIRVKHYSYRTEETYVQWIRRFILFHNKRHPKEMGVPEIEAFLTHLAVEGNVASATQNQALSALLFLYQEVLCQPLDGRIDAIRAKRSRKLPTVLTPDEVRSVLQHMSGVHRIIVQLLYGSGLRLREAMQLRIKDLDFPQHQIIVRNAKGQESRVTMLPTSAVNPLQEHLKMVQRLHQQDLEQGYGAVVLPFALARKYPNANRQWIWQFVFPSSTRCRDPRSGAVVRYHLHESGLQKAVKQAVRSAGIHKRVGCHTFRHSFATHLLQNGYDIRTIQELLGHKDVKTTMIYTHVLNQGGRGVRSPLDIS; translated from the coding sequence ATGGAGTCTAATCAGCCTCCTCCCAAGAAGCTGCTGGATCAAGTTCGCGATACCATTCGCGTAAAGCACTACTCGTACCGCACTGAGGAAACCTACGTTCAATGGATTCGTCGCTTTATCCTTTTTCACAACAAGCGACATCCTAAAGAGATGGGGGTGCCTGAGATTGAGGCATTTTTGACTCACTTGGCTGTTGAAGGAAATGTAGCTTCTGCTACTCAAAATCAAGCTCTGAGCGCGTTGCTGTTTCTCTATCAAGAAGTTCTGTGTCAGCCTTTAGATGGCAGGATTGACGCTATCAGAGCGAAGCGCTCACGGAAGCTGCCGACTGTGCTAACTCCTGATGAGGTGCGTTCTGTACTGCAGCACATGTCGGGTGTCCATCGCATTATCGTTCAGTTGCTCTATGGCAGTGGGCTAAGGCTGCGGGAAGCCATGCAGTTGCGGATTAAGGACTTGGACTTTCCCCAGCACCAAATTATTGTGAGAAATGCAAAGGGGCAAGAGAGCCGGGTGACCATGCTGCCTACAAGCGCAGTTAATCCCTTGCAGGAACACTTAAAGATGGTGCAGCGGCTCCATCAGCAAGATTTGGAGCAGGGCTATGGTGCGGTGGTATTGCCTTTTGCATTAGCCCGCAAGTACCCAAATGCCAATCGCCAGTGGATTTGGCAATTTGTCTTTCCGTCGTCAACGCGTTGTCGCGACCCTCGCAGCGGAGCTGTTGTGCGTTATCACTTGCATGAGAGCGGCTTGCAAAAAGCTGTCAAACAAGCTGTTAGAAGTGCTGGTATCCACAAGCGAGTTGGCTGCCACACGTTTCGCCACAGCTTTGCGACTCACCTACTGCAAAACGGCTACGACATACGCACAATTCAGGAATTGCTGGGCCATAAGGATGTCAAAACCACAATGATCTATACCCATGTGCTAAATCAAGGGGGGCGTGGGGTGAGGAGCCCGCTGGATATAAGTTAG
- a CDS encoding ABC transporter permease, which translates to MTATLRHTQYVISENVITFAAFGLFFVFALFAIFGEALAPYDPLASNSAIALQAPSPSHWFGTDQLGRDVLSRVIVATRLDLGIAVLAVAMSFWVGSILGTCAGYFGGWTDRIISRCIDTLMAFPLFVLAMGLVAALGNSIENIIYATAVINLPLYTRVVRSEVLIRREAGYVEAARLVGNGDWRIMAQHLFPNVLPVMMVHMSLNMGWAILNAAGLSFIGLGVRPPTAEWGIMVAEGATYIVSGEWWLALFPGAVLMLAVFCFNLLGDGLRDLIDPRMRT; encoded by the coding sequence ATGACCGCCACCCTCCGCCACACCCAGTACGTAATTAGCGAAAACGTCATTACCTTTGCTGCGTTTGGGCTGTTTTTTGTGTTTGCGCTGTTTGCTATCTTTGGCGAGGCGCTGGCACCCTATGATCCGCTGGCTAGCAATTCTGCGATCGCACTACAGGCCCCCTCCCCATCTCACTGGTTTGGCACCGACCAGTTGGGGCGAGATGTGCTCAGCCGCGTGATTGTGGCGACCCGGTTGGATTTGGGTATTGCGGTGCTGGCGGTCGCAATGTCGTTTTGGGTAGGCAGCATTTTGGGCACCTGCGCAGGCTATTTCGGCGGCTGGACTGACCGCATCATTTCTCGCTGCATAGACACCCTGATGGCATTTCCTTTATTTGTGCTGGCGATGGGGCTAGTGGCGGCGCTGGGCAACTCCATTGAGAACATCATTTATGCAACGGCCGTTATCAACCTGCCGCTCTACACCCGAGTCGTGCGATCGGAAGTTTTGATCCGGCGCGAAGCTGGCTATGTCGAGGCGGCGCGGCTGGTGGGCAATGGCGACTGGCGCATTATGGCCCAGCACCTATTTCCCAACGTGCTGCCGGTGATGATGGTGCATATGTCGCTGAATATGGGCTGGGCCATTCTCAATGCGGCGGGGCTGTCTTTCATTGGCCTAGGCGTCCGACCGCCGACCGCTGAGTGGGGCATCATGGTGGCCGAAGGTGCGACCTATATCGTGTCGGGAGAATGGTGGCTGGCCCTGTTTCCCGGTGCGGTGCTGATGCTGGCAGTGTTTTGCTTCAACCTGCTGGGCGATGGGCTGCGGGATTTGATCGATCCTCGAATGCGTACGTAA
- a CDS encoding response regulator transcription factor, translating into MRILLVEDDRPLATSLAEALAAQHYTVDVAEDGEVAWTQLETLPYDLALLDVTLPRLNGLSLCQRMRSRGYQSPVLMLTARDTSLDKVAGLDSGADVYMVKPFDLAELLAQIRALLRRGERGNSPLLRWGDLRLNPSTYEASYRDSPLRLTPKEFAILELLMQNGRRVLNRAFILESIWTLEEIPGEETVKAHVKALRQKLQKAGAGRNLIETVHGLGYRLRG; encoded by the coding sequence ATGCGGATTCTTTTGGTAGAAGACGACAGACCCCTGGCTACCTCATTGGCAGAAGCACTCGCGGCTCAGCACTACACCGTGGATGTAGCAGAAGACGGAGAAGTAGCTTGGACTCAGCTAGAAACCCTGCCTTATGACCTGGCTCTACTAGATGTGACCTTGCCTCGGCTCAATGGATTGTCCCTGTGTCAAAGAATGCGATCGCGCGGCTACCAGTCTCCAGTGCTCATGCTGACCGCCCGCGACACCAGCCTAGACAAAGTTGCTGGCCTAGACTCTGGGGCCGATGTTTACATGGTCAAACCCTTTGACCTGGCAGAACTGCTAGCACAGATTCGAGCACTGCTGCGCCGGGGCGAGAGAGGCAACTCCCCGCTCCTGCGCTGGGGCGACCTGCGGCTCAACCCCAGCACCTACGAAGCCAGCTACCGAGACAGCCCGCTGCGCCTAACCCCCAAAGAGTTTGCCATTCTAGAACTGCTCATGCAAAACGGACGGCGTGTGCTCAACCGAGCCTTTATCCTAGAATCAATCTGGACGTTAGAAGAAATCCCCGGCGAAGAAACCGTAAAAGCCCACGTCAAAGCCCTGCGGCAAAAGCTGCAAAAAGCAGGCGCGGGGAGGAACTTGATTGAAACCGTGCATGGGTTGGGGTATCGGTTGAGAGGGTGA
- a CDS encoding ABC transporter permease, whose protein sequence is MAQSTGKVIGRRLAGAIPSVIGVVIVTFLLTRALPGDPAAFFAGPAATAEAIEEIRRSLGLDRTLPEQFLLYLGNLIRGDLGVSLTTGQTVVYDLMTRLPASLELTLAGLVFAIALALPLGILAATRPNSWIDHSVRLLATAGVSLPTFFTGLFLLYILYYRLGLAPAPVGRLDLLHSAPPQVSGFYLIDSLLAGDLGLFGAALAQLILPAITLGLFALAPLARVTRAAMLAILSSDFIRTARASGLPPRQILFGYAFRNAMLPVVTTLGIVFSFLLGANILVEKVFAWPGIGSYAVEALVQSDYAPIQGFILTMALLYVFLNLLIDLLYVVIDPRAGVEG, encoded by the coding sequence ATGGCACAGTCAACGGGAAAAGTTATCGGACGGCGGTTAGCGGGCGCAATTCCGAGCGTCATCGGGGTGGTTATTGTGACATTTCTGCTGACGCGAGCCCTGCCTGGTGATCCTGCTGCATTCTTCGCCGGACCAGCGGCTACTGCAGAGGCCATTGAGGAGATCCGCCGCAGCTTGGGACTCGACCGCACCCTGCCAGAGCAGTTTCTGCTTTACCTGGGCAACTTGATTCGGGGCGATCTGGGCGTTTCGCTCACGACCGGCCAAACCGTAGTGTATGACCTGATGACGCGGCTGCCCGCCTCTCTGGAACTGACCTTGGCCGGACTGGTATTTGCGATCGCACTTGCCCTTCCCCTCGGCATCCTAGCAGCCACCCGACCCAATTCTTGGATTGATCACTCAGTCAGGCTACTGGCAACAGCAGGCGTCTCTCTGCCCACCTTTTTTACCGGCCTATTTCTGCTGTACATCTTGTATTACCGCTTGGGTCTGGCTCCGGCTCCCGTAGGGCGGCTAGATCTACTTCATAGTGCCCCCCCTCAGGTAAGCGGTTTTTACTTAATCGACAGCCTACTAGCAGGCGATCTGGGTCTGTTTGGGGCCGCCCTAGCTCAGCTCATTCTGCCCGCTATCACCCTGGGTCTGTTTGCCCTAGCTCCCCTAGCGCGCGTCACCCGCGCCGCCATGCTCGCCATTCTCTCTAGCGACTTCATCCGCACTGCCAGAGCCAGCGGCCTACCGCCCCGCCAAATCCTCTTTGGCTACGCCTTCCGCAACGCCATGCTCCCCGTTGTCACCACCCTCGGTATTGTCTTTTCCTTTCTGCTAGGAGCCAACATCCTAGTTGAAAAAGTCTTTGCCTGGCCCGGTATCGGCTCCTACGCCGTCGAAGCCCTCGTGCAGTCAGACTACGCCCCGATCCAAGGCTTTATCTTGACGATGGCACTGCTGTACGTCTTTCTCAACCTGCTGATCGACCTGCTGTATGTAGTGATTGACCCAAGGGCAGGGGTGGAGGGGTAA
- a CDS encoding ABC transporter ATP-binding protein — protein sequence MQTTPIPVKTQAALLSVENLTVEFRTRSGVVKALESVSFAIQPGETVGIVGESGSGKSVTAFTLMGVLDRAGRVTKGQALLQTGEKNVDLLAEPESALRQLRGKELSMIFQNPRTALNPIRKVGKQIEDVLRCHSNLPSADLKTKAIDLLSSVRIPDAEKRYDAYPYELSGGLCQRIMIALALACSPKLLIADEPTTGLDVTTQATVMNLLKDLAEQRQMATVLITHDLALASEYCDRIVVMHAGHVVELAPTHALFAHPRHPYTAKLIAATPEPHKTFADLVPIPGNLPDLKATDLPPCRFSQRCDRYETNLCDQPPLTLDLIDREHFVACQKPL from the coding sequence ATGCAAACCACCCCGATTCCGGTCAAAACTCAAGCAGCGCTGCTGTCGGTCGAAAACCTTACAGTCGAGTTTCGCACCCGTTCCGGTGTGGTTAAGGCGCTGGAATCTGTCAGCTTCGCCATTCAGCCAGGGGAAACAGTCGGTATTGTGGGCGAGAGCGGTTCTGGCAAATCGGTCACGGCTTTTACCTTAATGGGCGTGCTGGATCGGGCTGGAAGGGTGACAAAAGGGCAGGCGTTATTGCAAACGGGCGAGAAAAACGTTGATCTGCTAGCAGAGCCTGAGTCTGCCCTACGGCAACTGCGGGGCAAAGAACTCTCGATGATCTTTCAGAACCCGCGCACAGCATTGAACCCCATTCGTAAGGTGGGTAAGCAGATTGAGGACGTCCTGCGGTGCCATTCAAACCTGCCCTCAGCAGATTTAAAAACCAAAGCGATTGATCTGCTGTCTAGCGTTCGCATACCCGATGCCGAAAAACGCTACGACGCCTATCCCTATGAGCTGTCGGGCGGACTATGCCAGCGCATTATGATTGCCCTAGCCCTGGCCTGCTCGCCTAAACTCCTGATCGCTGACGAACCCACCACAGGGCTAGACGTCACCACCCAAGCTACCGTAATGAATCTGCTCAAAGACCTGGCCGAGCAGCGCCAAATGGCCACTGTGCTGATTACCCACGATTTGGCACTAGCCTCAGAATATTGCGATCGCATCGTCGTCATGCACGCCGGACACGTCGTTGAATTGGCCCCCACCCACGCCCTTTTCGCCCATCCCCGCCACCCCTATACCGCCAAACTCATCGCCGCCACCCCCGAACCCCACAAAACCTTCGCCGACCTCGTCCCCATCCCCGGTAACCTGCCTGATCTCAAAGCTACCGATCTCCCCCCTTGTCGCTTTAGCCAAAGATGCGATCGCTACGAAACTAATCTCTGCGACCAACCTCCCCTGACCCTAGACCTGATTGACCGAGAGCATTTTGTCGCGTGCCAAAAGCCTTTGTAA
- a CDS encoding CHASE domain-containing protein, with protein sequence MVVTRLFRSLPTTFTLIVGLGLTLTTTLWVGRWERLTRQSEFQQQIDNLTTSLQRTTNRYNELLLSLGDLYRVADNQVSQTDFHRFVQRALGSYPGIQALEWAPRVPAAERAAYEQALALQGSFEQASILERNAAGAMVPAAPRSEYIPVTYIEPWQGNEVAMGYDLASDTTRQVALDLARDTGAIAFTARIQLVQETADNQYSFLVFLPVYSQPASTLEARRQHLEGYILGVFRVADVVEEALQDLNFGIDFYLYDQTASSDEQFLGFYNSALQRVVTTANPIPKTQPGRNFLCSDQQNCTQSLYLGQREWRIVFLPSSAYQPRYFPLSTLATLLIGLLLTSSLLIYLSRWQAELERTRELSDLKLRLFSMASHELRTPLSIILVSAQSLETNRAILTPTQQTNAIERIQTAAKRLSQLVSDILTLTRAEAGKLEFTPEIIELEPFCWQIVDEVQASLKPTQHLLFELPLPLPKAFLDKKLLRSLLLNLLSNAAKYSPEDGKIQLQVSLTSNTLHFQVSDQGIGIPPTAQDQIFEAFYRGDNVGSVQGTGLGLAVVKTCVDLHDGTLSVSSTLGGGTVVSVALPWVE encoded by the coding sequence ATGGTTGTCACGCGGCTTTTTCGATCTCTGCCCACTACGTTCACCCTGATCGTCGGGCTAGGGCTGACCCTAACGACAACGCTGTGGGTGGGGCGATGGGAACGGCTAACGCGGCAAAGTGAATTTCAGCAGCAGATTGATAACCTTACAACGTCGCTTCAGCGCACTACAAACCGCTACAACGAGCTGCTGCTCTCTCTAGGAGACCTCTACCGGGTTGCGGATAATCAGGTCAGCCAAACTGATTTTCACCGCTTTGTGCAGCGGGCCTTAGGTTCTTATCCCGGCATTCAGGCGCTGGAGTGGGCACCGCGCGTTCCGGCAGCAGAGCGCGCGGCTTATGAGCAGGCGTTGGCGCTGCAGGGCAGCTTTGAGCAGGCCAGCATCTTAGAGCGCAATGCAGCTGGAGCGATGGTTCCGGCGGCTCCGCGCAGTGAATATATACCCGTTACCTACATAGAACCCTGGCAGGGCAACGAAGTGGCAATGGGCTACGACCTGGCTTCAGACACGACCCGGCAGGTGGCCCTAGATCTGGCGCGAGATACGGGTGCGATCGCATTTACTGCCCGCATCCAGCTAGTCCAAGAAACTGCCGACAACCAATACAGCTTCCTGGTCTTTCTGCCGGTTTATAGCCAGCCAGCCTCTACCCTAGAAGCCCGACGACAGCACCTAGAGGGCTATATTCTGGGCGTGTTTCGGGTTGCCGATGTGGTCGAAGAAGCCCTTCAAGACTTGAACTTCGGCATTGACTTCTATCTCTATGACCAAACCGCCAGTTCCGACGAGCAATTTTTAGGCTTTTACAACTCTGCGCTGCAGCGAGTCGTTACCACAGCTAACCCCATTCCCAAAACTCAGCCGGGCAGAAACTTTTTGTGTTCAGATCAACAGAACTGTACCCAAAGCCTATACCTAGGCCAGCGGGAATGGCGCATCGTGTTCCTGCCCTCTTCTGCTTACCAGCCTCGCTATTTTCCCTTGAGCACTTTGGCGACGCTGTTGATTGGCCTACTGCTCACCAGCAGCCTGCTGATTTACCTATCGCGCTGGCAGGCCGAACTAGAGCGCACCCGCGAACTGAGCGACCTGAAGCTGCGTCTATTCTCTATGGCCTCCCATGAGCTGAGAACGCCGCTGAGCATCATTTTGGTTTCGGCTCAGTCTTTAGAAACCAATCGGGCCATCTTGACCCCGACCCAGCAGACCAACGCCATTGAGCGCATTCAAACCGCTGCCAAGCGGCTCAGCCAGCTCGTCAGCGACATTCTCACCCTGACCCGCGCCGAAGCAGGCAAGCTGGAGTTTACCCCTGAGATTATTGAGCTAGAACCCTTCTGCTGGCAAATCGTAGACGAAGTGCAGGCCAGCCTCAAACCCACCCAGCACCTGTTGTTTGAGCTGCCGCTACCGCTGCCCAAAGCCTTCCTCGATAAAAAGCTGCTGCGCTCACTGCTGCTGAACCTGCTCTCCAACGCCGCCAAATATTCCCCGGAAGACGGCAAAATCCAGCTTCAGGTCAGCCTTACCAGCAATACTCTGCACTTTCAGGTCAGCGATCAGGGCATTGGCATTCCCCCAACCGCCCAAGACCAGATCTTTGAAGCCTTCTATCGCGGAGACAACGTCGGCAGCGTCCAAGGCACCGGGCTAGGTCTCGCCGTCGTTAAAACTTGTGTAGACCTACACGACGGCACCCTGAGCGTAAGCAGCACTCTGGGGGGTGGGACTGTGGTGTCGGTTGCCTTGCCTTGGGTGGAGTAG
- a CDS encoding RNA-binding protein, with protein MSIYVGNLSYQVTEQDLTEVFAEYGTVKRIQLPTDRETGRMRGFGFVEMSADAEEQAAIDALDGAEWMGRDLKVNKAKPRENNNSFGGGGGGGGGQRRDGFSRNNFSRNY; from the coding sequence ATGTCGATTTACGTAGGCAACCTGTCCTATCAGGTAACTGAGCAAGATCTGACTGAAGTATTCGCAGAATACGGCACAGTCAAGCGGATTCAGCTTCCCACAGATCGTGAAACCGGCCGCATGCGTGGTTTTGGTTTCGTCGAAATGTCAGCTGATGCTGAAGAGCAAGCTGCCATTGACGCCCTCGATGGTGCAGAGTGGATGGGTCGTGACCTCAAAGTCAACAAAGCCAAGCCCCGGGAGAACAACAACTCCTTCGGTGGCGGCGGTGGCGGTGGCGGCGGTCAGCGTCGCGATGGCTTCTCTCGCAACAACTTCTCCCGCAACTACTAA
- a CDS encoding ABC transporter ATP-binding protein — protein MPLLQVNNLSKRFPISKTAHLHAVDRVSFDIHPGESVGLVGESGCGKSTLIRLITRLLDPTSGEIRFEDTIISTMAARQFPKSRYRGKIQLVFQDPTDSLNPRFTAYDTITEPIRQLSGKRDSAHLRQRAAELAELVGLPQDLLSRFPHQLSGGQKARVGIARAIALSPKLLVLDEPTSALDVSVQAIILHLLADLKARLGMSYLFVSHDLNVVRLLCDRILVMYLGQIVEAGTVSEIFNRPRHPYTEALLSAIPSFEAKPQPIPLLGEPRSPINPAPQVCRLYGRCPKGQDRCQQEMPLLQEAIPEHWAACHFPVGLSA, from the coding sequence ATGCCCCTCCTCCAAGTCAACAACCTCTCCAAACGCTTCCCCATCAGCAAAACCGCTCACCTGCACGCGGTCGATCGGGTTTCCTTCGATATTCACCCTGGCGAAAGTGTCGGCTTGGTGGGCGAATCGGGCTGCGGCAAGTCCACCTTGATCCGTCTGATTACTCGGCTACTGGACCCGACCTCAGGTGAGATTCGCTTTGAGGATACGATTATCAGCACGATGGCGGCTCGGCAATTTCCTAAAAGCCGCTACCGGGGGAAAATTCAGCTGGTGTTTCAAGACCCAACTGATAGCCTCAATCCACGCTTTACGGCCTACGACACGATTACGGAGCCAATTCGGCAGCTCTCTGGCAAGCGTGACTCGGCCCATCTGCGGCAGCGGGCAGCAGAACTCGCGGAATTGGTCGGATTGCCCCAAGACTTGCTCAGCCGTTTTCCGCACCAGCTCTCCGGTGGGCAGAAAGCGCGGGTGGGCATTGCCCGCGCCATTGCCCTGAGTCCAAAGCTGCTGGTGCTTGATGAGCCGACCTCAGCCCTAGATGTGTCGGTGCAGGCGATCATTTTGCATCTGCTGGCTGACCTAAAGGCGCGGTTGGGCATGAGCTATTTATTTGTATCTCACGATTTGAATGTGGTGCGGCTGCTGTGCGATCGCATTTTAGTAATGTACCTAGGCCAGATTGTCGAAGCCGGCACCGTCAGCGAAATCTTTAACCGTCCGCGTCATCCCTACACCGAAGCCTTGCTCTCAGCGATTCCCAGCTTTGAGGCCAAGCCCCAGCCCATTCCCCTGCTGGGCGAACCCCGCAGCCCCATCAACCCTGCACCCCAGGTCTGCCGCCTCTATGGCCGCTGCCCCAAAGGTCAGGACCGCTGCCAGCAAGAAATGCCCCTTTTACAGGAGGCCATCCCAGAGCACTGGGCCGCCTGCCACTTCCCAGTGGGGCTTTCGGCTTGA
- a CDS encoding DMT family transporter encodes MLGTLLVLLSTCCLAIQNVALKIIVSPQIILGQFPWGGWVEPSFQHSVLLLQLRTLFVVPMMFAISCNLYPPTFQELRQTFTLSPTDSNPRKIRYGLTVIGASVAVFAALVLLFTAISFLSTGIAVTLFFIHPALTTLLAWALLGERPKPFHLRLMGLILLGLVLTTPHPDTLPLASWIKGSLSALSAGFCFAGYSLLTQLSLRAKTLPPGQRPLHPLPFSLVLFATNLVLATVSLLWVNIQVLPEFWPAIWLVSGLSGITAMIAYILNNYGIQMIGAARTSLISSTTPILTALLAWFTLQEGITLMQLLGILLVTLGIACLSLKFHGEASA; translated from the coding sequence ATGCTCGGGACGCTGCTGGTTCTGCTTTCTACCTGCTGTCTGGCGATTCAAAATGTCGCATTGAAGATTATTGTCAGCCCCCAAATCATCTTGGGACAGTTTCCTTGGGGCGGTTGGGTAGAGCCGAGCTTCCAGCATTCGGTGCTGCTGCTCCAGCTGCGGACGCTATTTGTCGTGCCGATGATGTTTGCTATTAGCTGCAACCTTTATCCACCGACTTTCCAAGAACTGCGACAAACCTTCACTTTGAGCCCAACAGATTCCAACCCTCGAAAAATTCGGTATGGGTTGACGGTTATAGGAGCCTCAGTAGCTGTCTTTGCGGCCTTGGTGCTGCTGTTCACCGCAATCAGCTTTTTGTCAACGGGTATTGCCGTCACCCTGTTCTTCATTCACCCAGCGTTAACGACGCTGCTGGCCTGGGCGCTTTTGGGGGAGCGGCCCAAACCTTTTCACCTGAGGCTGATGGGGCTGATTCTACTGGGCCTAGTGCTAACGACCCCTCACCCCGATACTCTCCCTCTGGCGAGTTGGATTAAGGGCAGCCTGTCAGCACTGAGTGCCGGGTTTTGCTTTGCTGGGTACAGTCTACTGACCCAGCTTTCTCTGCGGGCAAAGACTCTGCCGCCGGGGCAGCGTCCACTCCATCCCCTGCCGTTTTCCCTGGTGCTGTTTGCTACCAATCTAGTGCTAGCGACGGTCAGCTTGCTGTGGGTCAACATTCAGGTGCTGCCTGAGTTTTGGCCTGCTATTTGGCTGGTAAGCGGCCTTAGTGGCATTACCGCCATGATTGCCTACATTCTCAATAACTACGGTATCCAGATGATCGGCGCGGCGCGCACCTCTCTCATTAGCTCCACAACCCCTATCCTGACGGCTCTTCTGGCCTGGTTTACCCTGCAAGAGGGAATTACGCTGATGCAGCTTTTAGGTATTCTGCTGGTGACGTTAGGCATTGCCTGCCTCAGCCTAAAATTTCACGGCGAAGCGTCGGCTTAA
- a CDS encoding ABC transporter substrate-binding protein, whose amino-acid sequence MKRRKLLKTSLSFTAGITLANGLKACSSNSPVASSEAAAGATAGATNAKLTMVQGGGFPNSLDLHRIGTNRPAYGISWAMYDRLMTFGTKETPDGSLSYDYTVLEPELAESWEMASDGMSVTFFLRQDATFHDGTPVTAKDVKWSFDRAVSIGGFPTFQMKAGVLEKPEQFEVVDDHTFRVKFLRPDKLTMIDLAVPIPVVINSELVKPHLSEADPWGAEWLNSNDAGGGAYKLGEFKPNERITLVRFEEWKSGPLPQIEEVIVLNVPEAGNRRALLERGDIDINFDLSEKDLKEFKAMDQFTVLSAPIENCVYSVDMHTNAQLKGAENPFADTKVRQAVAYAMPYDAIAETAFYGQTVPLYGSGDFEPKSAEWPQPSPYKTDLAMAQKLMSESGYPDGFETTLAFDLGTKEWAEPAVVLMQESLAKIGIKINIEKVPNANFRAVLVEKSRPMIVNNFGGWLNYPDYFFFYAYHSQDATFNGSSYKNPAMDQQIEKALASEPGKAEYDESVKGFIKTAWQEVPRVPLVQPVLGVAMQPNISGYQYWFHRQLDFRQLQKA is encoded by the coding sequence ATGAAACGCCGAAAACTGCTCAAAACTAGCCTTAGTTTTACCGCTGGCATTACATTGGCCAATGGGCTAAAAGCCTGTAGCTCAAACTCTCCTGTAGCATCCTCTGAAGCGGCGGCTGGGGCAACTGCTGGGGCCACCAATGCCAAGCTGACGATGGTGCAGGGCGGCGGCTTTCCCAACAGTCTCGACCTACACCGCATAGGAACCAATCGGCCTGCCTACGGTATCTCTTGGGCGATGTATGACCGGCTGATGACCTTTGGCACCAAAGAAACGCCTGATGGCTCGCTATCCTACGACTACACAGTGCTTGAGCCGGAGCTGGCAGAGAGCTGGGAAATGGCTTCAGATGGGATGTCTGTCACCTTCTTTCTGCGGCAGGACGCTACTTTCCACGACGGCACGCCGGTGACAGCCAAAGATGTGAAGTGGTCCTTTGATCGGGCCGTGTCTATCGGCGGCTTTCCCACCTTTCAGATGAAGGCAGGGGTACTGGAGAAGCCAGAGCAGTTTGAGGTGGTAGACGACCACACCTTCCGGGTGAAGTTTTTGCGCCCCGACAAGCTCACCATGATCGATCTGGCAGTCCCGATTCCGGTCGTGATCAACTCGGAATTGGTGAAGCCCCACCTGAGCGAAGCCGACCCCTGGGGAGCCGAGTGGCTCAACAGTAACGATGCCGGGGGCGGGGCTTATAAGCTCGGCGAGTTTAAGCCCAACGAGCGCATTACCCTAGTGCGCTTCGAGGAGTGGAAGTCAGGCCCACTGCCCCAGATTGAAGAAGTCATTGTGCTCAACGTGCCGGAGGCAGGTAACCGACGGGCGCTGCTGGAGAGGGGCGACATCGACATCAACTTTGACCTCTCGGAAAAAGACCTGAAAGAATTCAAGGCGATGGACCAGTTTACGGTTCTATCGGCTCCAATTGAAAACTGCGTCTACTCCGTCGATATGCACACCAACGCTCAGCTAAAGGGGGCTGAGAACCCCTTTGCCGATACTAAAGTGCGGCAGGCAGTCGCCTATGCCATGCCCTACGATGCGATCGCAGAAACGGCCTTTTATGGGCAGACGGTGCCCCTCTATGGCAGCGGCGACTTTGAGCCTAAATCTGCTGAGTGGCCCCAGCCCAGCCCTTACAAGACCGATCTGGCAATGGCCCAAAAGCTGATGTCTGAGTCTGGCTATCCCGACGGGTTTGAAACAACGCTGGCCTTTGACCTGGGCACCAAAGAATGGGCCGAACCGGCAGTCGTGCTGATGCAGGAGTCGCTAGCGAAGATCGGCATCAAGATCAATATTGAGAAAGTGCCCAACGCCAACTTCCGGGCGGTGCTGGTCGAAAAGAGCCGGCCCATGATTGTCAACAACTTCGGTGGCTGGCTAAATTACCCTGATTACTTCTTTTTCTACGCTTACCACAGCCAGGATGCGACCTTTAACGGCAGTTCCTACAAGAACCCGGCAATGGACCAGCAGATCGAAAAGGCGCTGGCCTCGGAACCAGGAAAGGCAGAGTATGACGAGAGTGTGAAAGGCTTTATCAAAACTGCCTGGCAGGAAGTGCCCCGCGTGCCTCTCGTGCAACCGGTGCTAGGAGTAGCGATGCAGCCCAACATCAGCGGCTACCAGTATTGGTTCCACCGCCAGCTCGATTTCCGTCAGCTGCAAAAGGCGTAA